A part of Drosophila bipectinata strain 14024-0381.07 chromosome 3L, DbipHiC1v2, whole genome shotgun sequence genomic DNA contains:
- the Eig71Ea gene encoding uncharacterized protein Eig71Ea, giving the protein MHIKVVLAIFAVLFLSLVSGQDRIQRDCNELERKCRECVGTLNNREDRNLPTLNRECQQKTIRTWHWRDIGRCELTKIDCLGWESRLDCGDIARLAGMRRRN; this is encoded by the exons ATGCATATCAAAGTAGTCTTGGCCATATTTGCTG TCCTTTTTCTGAGCCTGGTTTCTGGCCAAGATCGGATTCAAAGGGACTGCAATGAGCTGGAAAGGAAGTGCAGGGAGTGCGTGGGTACACTGAACAACAGGGAGGATCGCAACTTGCCCACCTTGAACAGGGAGTGCCAGCAGAAAACCATCAGGACCTGGCATTGGAGGGATATCGGCCGATGTGAGCTCACAAAAATTGATTGTCTTG GATGGGAGAGTCGTTTGGACTGCGGCGATATTGCTCGGCTGGCTGGTATGCGTAGGAGGAACTAA
- the Eig71Eb gene encoding uncharacterized protein Eig71Eb, which yields MSKITLIFAILCLFAAAMAQENAREVCRRVNERCQRSAGNHGPNNDISNIFNEWCRRQNRNWRNISRCELTRATCRLTLERCRSLSCENVRNALGPDPRE from the exons ATGTCGAAAATAACTCTGATTTTTG CTATCCTTTGCCTTTTCGCGGCTGCAATGGCCCAGGAAAATGCTCGCGAGGTTTGTCGGAGGGTTAATGAAAGATGCCAACGGTCTGCTGGAAATCATGGTCCGAATAACGACATCTCAAATATCTTCAATGAATGGTGTCGCCGTCAAAATCGCAACTGGCGTAACATCTCCCGATGCGAACTGACACGCGCCACTTGTCGAT tgACTCTGGAGCGCTGCAGGTCCCTATCCTGTGAGAATGTCAGAAACGCCCTTGGTCCTGATCCTCGCGAATAA